The Clupea harengus chromosome 22, Ch_v2.0.2, whole genome shotgun sequence genomic sequence TACAAGCAGGGACCCATTTGGCTAGGATAGGATTCCTTTGACCATGAAACATGTCCTTTGGCCATAAAACACTGATTCTGACTCCTTATGTAATCACTGAGGTTGCACTTGGCATTCATGCATAATAATTCACATTAACTACACACTGGTGGACTATGGTAAGCACTCATGACTACCATTCCAGAGATTATGAGCGAGTCACATGTTCCCCTCTCAgactaatgtaaatgtataatgtctatatgtataatatatatataaatctataatttaaatatatacacaatCCACCTAtgattctctctcagagtaaaatgataaatatataatatagatatataatttaataatatAAATTATGCACAAATGCTCCTCCCTCACAGTAGCCTACAGGCTGTGCTGGAGCCTCACCTTGGGGAGTGGACTGGGGACTCGCTAATGGGGGGAGCCCCGcgccccgtccccgtccccgtgCCTGACTGCTGTGGGGTGCTGCACACCACCACGTCCCCCTGCGAGAGGGAGGTGTCGGAGGGGGCGCTGGTGCTGCCGTTCTCCGCCTGGCCGTTGCACTGCTGGGTCAGGGCCTGCACATCCTCCCCCAGATCGTCCATCCCCACGTTCAGTTCCTCCAGCTTCTGGATGGACCTGCAGACATGGCAATTTAGCCACTGCTCAGCTAGAAACACCAtcatatctatacacacactatggcTCTGATGAGCCTGCGAACACAACTGGTATCCTTACACAATATAGAGTAATGTAGGCATGTAGACTCACTGATCTTGGTACTAACTCATGATATCAGGTTTTGTAAAACAAGCATTAAGTTTACTCTGAACTCATAATCCACAATAAGCCCAGGTTGTGTTCCCATCAAGGAAATTAGATTTTTCAGAGAGGAAATTTCATTTAGTGAACAGgacaaaaaacaaactgaactaaaataaaacacaaagccTTTGGAGTTGAAATGTTAGTGGTACACTGGTAAAACCTTAACTTTCCCAAACCCTTTTGTCATACGCATACAAGCAAGGCAAATCACACTCCCTGTGAAAATCAGGTCTGATTTAATCCAGCATCCAGCatgtaatccccccccccttcaggaCAAGAGAGAACAGGTGTATCGTGGGTACAGGGACAGCCCGGAGCAAACATGATCAGCTGAAAGACTAAAAAGGGTAGGCGGGTATGGGGAGGGAGTGAAAAAGCAACAGAGagcctgacagagagaaagtgtgtgtgtgtgtgtatatacacttCTCTCCAGGGAGCTGtttaccccccccacacacacaccctccgttCCCTGGGCACACAGCACCATCTGGGGCTCCCTGCAAGGCTTTGTTCTCCCTTTTTTTCGGCTCATCGCTGACTCCCCCATACTGCCTAAGGATTCCTTATGGGACTCATAAAAGACATGGCTCATTGtcaagtgtgggtgtgggtgtgtgtgtgtgtgtgtgtgtgtgtgtgtgtgtatgtgtgtcttgggAGGCACCAACTCTTCTAAATTTGTCAGCCAGGTCACCTTAGCGCCAAAGTCTGTCTCTGGAGTCTAGAGTCACACCTCCATGCTCCAGCTCCGTCTCACTGTTATTCCACGTTGGCATAAGACAGGCCATAAGACATTATCATCTCATTACTGTCATAAGGTGCTCCACGCCAGACAAAGCCTCTCTGATCTCCCTCCCCCAATCTAAATTATTCATCGGTCACTCCATGACctggtttcaaaataaaaatagatgTTTACATTGTTTTAAATCAAGTGTAAGCTAGTACaggtgtatttgtatattttatagCCTGTTACACCTTAACACTTAACTCTGAATCAGTCTAACCACGCTCCTAGTtttatgtgtcaatgtgtgtgtacatattacAGCTTAATTACACTAGCCCAAAGGCTTGGTAATATCAATGTAGGTCATATTTAATAATGAAAAAACATATTTCTTCCCAACTGTGAAAGGACTGACCGTATCTAACTGTTATTTTCACAGATGATGGATGAAAATATTCCCTGTAGTGGGACTCTTTTGTGAAAAGGCTATGGGTCATTAGAGGGAGACTGACGCCAGTGGCTCCCTGCGGTGAtatgggggaggaggaggagcaggagaggagactaCCGTAGGCCCTCTCCCCCCATGGTGCTATGTTAAGAAACACCCTGCCACCCCAACCTCCACCCTCAACACTGTTTGGCAGAGAGGCAGATTCACTTCCTTTCTGACAGCAGGGCCTGATTCATCCAGACCAGCCCAGAGTGTCTGACTGTTCTTCTAtaaaaagctctgtgtgtgcaagtgtgtgtgtgtgtgtgtgtgtgtgtatgtgtgtatgtgtgtatgtgtgcatgtgtatgtgtacgtaagtgtgtgtgtgtgtgtgtgtgtgtgtgtgtgtgtgtgtgtgtgtgtgtgtgtgtgtgtgtgtgtgtgtgttgatagtaGAGTGGTGGGTGTTGGGCACTGCATATAAAGTTGGAAGATAAAGTTAGAAGCCCAGCTCAAAGGCAAAGAGGAGTTGGCAATGAGCAATATAACTGTTGGGATGATTCCAATCAGTTCAACTCTGCTAGTCCCTGTCATGCATTCAAATCGAACAAAGGCTTCCAAAATGACTTGAGGAAAATGGCACaggaaatgaactgaactacaGTGAAAACAGTGAAATAACTCATCAAGATGTCAGAAAATATGTCGAGGGATGGATCTGGTGGAGGGATGAAAGACTGACTGGGTTGTAACAGTAAGGAAATGATTAGCTGAGGGGGATCTCATGTTCTTTTGGGATTCAGATGTGTTATGGTCGACGTGTTAAACACTGACCTGGTGAGGAAGGCCTCAGTGAGGTTGTGTTAATGGTCGACATGTTAAACACTGACCTGGTGAGGAAGGCCTCAGTGAGGTTGTGTTAATGGTCGACATGTTGAACACTGACCTGGTGAGGAAGGCCTCAGTGAGGTTGTGTTAATGGTCGACATGTTGAACACTGACCTGGTGAGGAAGGCCTCAGTGAGGTTGTGTTAATGGTCGACATGTTGAACACTGACCTGGTGAGGAAGGCCTCAGTGAGGTTGTGTTAATGGTCGACATGTTAAACACTGACCTGGTGAGGAAGGCCTCGGTGAGGTTGTGCTTGTCGGCGGGGGGgctctcctgctgctgcacTCCTCCCTCCAGGAGCATCTGCTGGTAgagctgcctctgctgctgcttctgctccaGGTGCTGCTGCACACGCAGACGCTGGCGGTAGTACTCCTCAAACTGCTCCGTGGAGTTACGcagctgagaaagagagggcaaacacacacacacacacacacacacacacacacacacacacgtgaaggcGGTGTAGTGAGAGGCTATCAGTGTGACAGCAGTCAGACAATTCCCCTGCTGTATTTGAATTTCAGATTGGCTTGGTGAATCATTCTGAATTaccattatatatataaaacatgaaaaaagCGAATGACCTAGCTTCGTCTGGGGTAGTGAAGACAAGAGTGGAAGACTagtgagaagggagagacaCCTTACTGTATTTCGGTTTTAGAATGGCCGTGTAAAGGACTTTGAGTTACCATGGTGTATGAAAAGAACTTGCTCATGCACGTTAATTTGCTTAGTCTTGCTTCGTCTTACTGCTGGTGTGAGAAAAGTAGGTGACAAACACACGTCAGGGAGCTCCTGATCAACTCCTTCACTACAGCTCCACTGACCTTCTAGTGTAGCTCCAGCCACGCCAGACTGTTTGGATAGGCATCAGCCCAATGGCCAGAGCTTTCACGAGTGGTTGACATTCCAATGTCCCCACAAAGGCCCCAGTAACTCTTACAGtgtttcatacacaaacaaactcccCCTTGTCTCCTGAAATTAGTTTTCAGTCAACAAATCTTTAAGGCAGCAACAGCTTTAAAGTATACAATCTCATTCGCAGATGGCGTCAGGCTCAGAGATTTGTACACCCTGGGAAACGGGGTTGCTTTCTGAAGAGTTGCCAACATCCTGGGCACTGCACCCAGCGCATGTAATCCTCGACAATCTGTCAATCTGGAACCATCATAAGGCCAATTCAATACAACAgagatgttgtttttttccaggaAATTCTCAAAAGAGGAAGCCACTGCTGAGATATTTTTCAAGGAAGAATTCATTTGCAAAAAGTGCTGATATTCAGCTGACTCTGCTGCTATATCTGTgattgtcacacaaacaactcctctccctccctagaTTGTCCACATTGCCTGAACGGATGGCTCATATTTCTAAGTCTCAGAGAGattcctagagagagagagtgagtgagagagagagaggaaaatgagGGGAAGCACATCAATGCCACCCCACCCTCTTCTCTCAGGCTACAGACAGAACACTTCCCCTTTGTGTCCTCCACTTCCTCTGCAGGCGGAGCAGGTCCAGGACATGGTCCAGGCCCAGGTTAGGGATGGCCTGCTGCCAGACACAGGACACTGCAGAGGTTGGgagcaaggaggaggaggaagaggaggaggaggaggggtgagaacaggaggagaaggggtgagggcatgaggaagaagaggaagaggcgggGCGGGGCGAGAGcaggaaaaggaagaggaggaacacTGGGCTCCATATGTCTGCCAGTGGCACAAGCCTTCTGTCCAACCTAAACCCAGACCTCCTATCAATCACTGTAATCCGTCGCACCATCACAACCGAGCAACAACCAATCATGACAGGGCCGTAAACCACAGCAAGCTGAAAGCTGAGGGTGAACTTTGCGCATGTTAATTTGCGATTCTGCTCAGGGGCCTCTGCCTGTTCAATGGGTGACAGTTGGTAGTAAATCCACACAGCTTGCACTGAGATGGCAGGGGAGAGGACACGTGTCTCTGATCTGGCCCCCTATTAGCACAGCCAAGCAGAAATGCCATCCTGTACCAAACATATCAAATGTGaaaattacaacaaaaaggcacaGATTTGTAAAGGTATCCCAAAGCCATGAGTAGTAGGCCTACAGTACTGGTACTAGTATAAACCACGCCCTAAATGTGTGAACAAATATACTAAACCCAGATACTGGGTGTTCAGGAAGTTGATACGCATTCAACTCTGAGTCTAATTTCCAGCCACATTtgggttttcttttcttatgaAAACACTGGTTACTGCAGCTTAAATTAGCTTCAGACTTTTAATGAGGGGTTTGTTCTCTGATGAACTACTCCTAGTCCCACACCTGCACTGAGCTCCTCCTGACCCCTTCCTTGAGCTCTGGTCCACCTGACCCCCCTGATTAGATGTAACGGGCCCTTCATCCTACCTCGTTCTTATCCGGCGACGGGGCGTCCTCTCCTGGGGCGGAGACTGGCCGCTGTTTCTGGGGTCCCGCCGAATTCATCATTTTGTCTGAGGGCGTGTCAGTCCTGGAGCTGGACAAACAGGGGGCCCACATTACTCAACGCTCAAACCCACGCTTCAGCTAATTACCACTGCATTTCCATGCAAAACTGCCAGAGGCTTATGGAGTAAATATAATGAGCAAACAGCTTTAAGATTCTGTTCTGCCTAGCATTGCAAGCAGTTACATTTTATATCTGACCTATTTTAGAAAACCCTCAATTGAATGTAACTGCACACACCCAACGGATACGCTTGCAATCTCACACCTAAAGAGCCACAGACATGGTGTTACACAgcagtgtactgtatatgcactATCTAGCATTTGTATCTATATGCAAGCTATCTATTGAAGTCACAAAGTTAATGTCGGTTAtgaaaatgtacaaaaacataCCCTCTTTTTGTGgaagcaaaacaaaagcaaaataggaaaaccaaaaaaaaattcctGAGTAAAGTTAAGCATAAACATAACCTCTAAACAACCTCTTTTGGGAAACCAAAGGCTTCCTTACCTCTCGGGAGACTCCTCGAAGATGCTGTGGCACTCTGAGCTCTCCATCATAAGGCTGCGGCTCAGCCCCTGCCCGCCCGGGTACTGGAAGTTGGCAAAGGATTGTGACATGGGCGAGACCGtccccctcccacctcctcctcctcctcctccgccacctcCGCCCCCCGACCCCCCGTTCCGCTTGTCCTGCCCGGCCAGCCCGTGTGACAGCCCATCGAGCGCCGGGTTGAGCGAGCGTGACATGTACGTATCGGCGGACTGCGGTCGCCTCAGCGGTGACGCCGGATACGGCGAGAGCTTGCTGATGAGCGGCGTGAGCAGGTCGGCATAGGTAGCCTTGGCCGGCTTCACCAGCCGGTCGGTGTGGATCTGCAGCATCTTCTGCTCGAAGGCGCACGAGAAGACGCTGGACGACAGGTTCTGCATCCAGCTGAGCAGGCTCAGGTCCAGGTCGTCGCAGCCATTGCCACAAAGCATGTCGATGCCCAGGAGCACCTCGCCCTCAGTGATCGCCTCGTCAGTGGCCTTGCTCTGGCAGAACTCCACGCAGCACTCGTACAGCACGCCCTTGATCAGCAGCTGAAAGAGGCGGTTGCCGCTAGCCTTGAAGCCCGCCTCGCTCAGCTTACGGTCCGCCGGGATGAACTCGGCCACCATGACGCAGGCCTCCTCGAAGCAGTGCACGCGCGCCGTGCTGGGGTTCCAGTCTTTGAACTCGGCGTGGTGGGTGAGACGGGGCAGCGTCAGGAGCAGGCACAGCTTGCTGTAGTCATCCTTGGATGGGCAGAACTCCTCCAGCGCATGCAGGCACTTCACTGCCTCCTGCATGGTGTACTCCAGCTGTGTCACAGAAAGGTTCACAGAAGAAAAGGTCCGCTCAAACAGTGGCTAAAGATGTGGTGCATGGTTTATAATATCATGTAATATTATATAACAACATGCATTTCATTGTATATAAGTTCAGAAGAAGAACCAGCACTCAACAAATAACTAGGCTAATTTATTAATAATTATGAGACAATGCCTGGAATGGATGCATTTTTCTGTTACATCTTCCTCAACGTGCTCCAGACTTACCACAAGGGACAAAGCAGTGCATTCAGTTGTGCTTAACGTCAATCAACTATGCAGCCTAGGAGCAGGCTAACCTGGCCAGACTTGCTAAACCCCTGGTGGACTTAGCCAATGAGGTCAACACCCCCTCATGAGAACAGACTGTACACAGGCATGTTTTTGCTAAAGAATGGATTGTATTTATGATGAAACATTAATTTATTGCATGTAATGACACACATATAATAccacatgtgcatatgtaataaaaacaccTACTACTGTGCAATATCAGACCTTGTTTTTATGGTGGACTATGATGTTTTGAAAAAAACTCTTAAGTGCTCTTAAGTACTGTAGTACAGTATTTTATGAAGTACTGTTGACAGTAGCATAACTGGTAATACACTGACCCTTCTTTAAGTACACATTCCCAGTGACAACATGTCCGTCTAAAATCCTCTGGCTGCCGTCACCCTATTTAACAACATACTCTTACTGTAATCACTTCCTCTACTTTGGACAAGAGGCTTAATGGACTCTCGCCACATAGAAAACAATGCTTTTTTACAcaatattattactattattagtagtagtagtaacattTGTAAGCTATTGACAAAGACCTCCCTTTTGAATCCTATGAAATTTTCAACAGTGCTATGTGATATTTTTGACAGGTCTGACCTGTCTATCATACCACAGCACTGTACTtcaaaacacagacatagagTCTCTACTCTGTGGTCATTGTTCCCGCGATTACGCCCATCACTCACATGCTGGGGTTCATCCTCTGCAGACATGGCGTTGTTGACACACAGAGCTTCCAGAAACTTCTGCTTCAGCACGATGTAGCGGAACCTGAGGACACAAGCTGACTCGTCAAGAGATGCTTGTCTGTGGAAATTCACACTGGTTCTCCCACTACTACCTGTACCGTCTCTGAGGATTTGAGTACTCAAAAGCTTCTATAGCTCAGTGGCACGATGAAGGACATGTTTTCGCTTTTTTATTGCTTACCTCCCCTTATTTCACTCACTGTTCTAGAACCAAAATGGGAAACTGCACCCTGACTTCACAGACACTTGATGAAAAAATATCTAGTAATGATTACTTAACTGGACAGAGGAGCTgtgtattatttatatttattcagtGCCCGATACTGCAGTCTGAACACAAGTGCGCtcaccttttcttttcaaatttgtCCATGCACTCCAGGGGCTGAATGAACTGCAGGACCTCGTCCCACTGCCCATCTATAATGAGTTGTCTTATTCAGGACAAAAGTCAAGTcatagaaacaaaacaaaacagtttaatCATTTTCACTAGACACTGCAACAGTAACAGCATAACATTGGGCAAAACCATGTGCAAAACTTGTGAAAAGCTTCGACAAATCTTCAAACATGTTTCTATTCTGTATATTCAAATGTACCACCTAATTGTTATCACATGCACTGCATAATTAATGGGACAATCTAAGGCAACACATATGAATAGTCACTGGGTTAAAAACAGCAACCCGTGGGGGCCCTAACTCATTCAGTCTCTGAATGACTCCCTACCTTCAGGAATGCCACTTTCTGGCACAACTGAAAGAAAGAGGCCTTAAAACCTTCCAGGTCCCAGGACCTATTCAACAGTTCAAGCAAGCATTAAGGAACCTGTCTTCCCTCTTTTCCTATCAGTATGAGTTCATACCTTAACATAGAACTTGCATTTGGCTTTTTGTGCAAGGGAGGTAGACATACCGTAAAAAGAGCATGTCGTCAGAGTACAGGCCATTGATGACGCCACTCTCTTTTTCAAGGGCTAGCATACTGATGTGGAGTTTTCTGGAGTTTAGGAAGTCTAAGATCACTTTGATGATCTCCACCTCCTTCACATTTATGATCTCTTCGGCAGTCATGGTGTCCAGCTAAAAGGGGTACTGAAAGAAGTGAGTTTAAGGATTAGGATTATGTTCATCAAGACTTGGGGTTGTGTTCAGTTAACCTGTCATTCgtagcaaatatatatatataaaaaaaacgttcattcaaagtcattttttatttttttacatgtaATGTCAAAGTCGACCAGTGGTACAACTTCACAGGGCAACGCTTATCTGAAATGGATTAACGGTAGCATCGTCCAGCTGTGGAAAACTTAGTGAATTTGAGAGAACAGATCATTTAGTCAGCGCTGTCATGCGACTCTCCATCGTTAGCCACAGTAAACATTATTGCTCTTCAGCATGAACGGAAGGCTAGCCTAACTGTGGCTGACTATTAGCTAACCGCCAGCCAGCTTTCTTTACATCCACATGGGCGGATCCGTTAGAATCGCGCTG encodes the following:
- the wdr47a gene encoding WD repeat-containing protein 47 isoform X1 → MTAEEIINVKEVEIIKVILDFLNSRKLHISMLALEKESGVINGLYSDDMLFLRQLIIDGQWDEVLQFIQPLECMDKFEKKRFRYIVLKQKFLEALCVNNAMSAEDEPQHLEYTMQEAVKCLHALEEFCPSKDDYSKLCLLLTLPRLTHHAEFKDWNPSTARVHCFEEACVMVAEFIPADRKLSEAGFKASGNRLFQLLIKGVLYECCVEFCQSKATDEAITEGEVLLGIDMLCGNGCDDLDLSLLSWMQNLSSSVFSCAFEQKMLQIHTDRLVKPAKATYADLLTPLISKLSPYPASPLRRPQSADTYMSRSLNPALDGLSHGLAGQDKRNGGSGGGGGGGGGGGGGRGTVSPMSQSFANFQYPGGQGLSRSLMMESSECHSIFEESPERGSRTDTPSDKMMNSAGPQKQRPVSAPGEDAPSPDKNELRNSTEQFEEYYRQRLRVQQHLEQKQQQRQLYQQMLLEGGVQQQESPPADKHNLTEAFLTRSIQKLEELNVGMDDLGEDVQALTQQCNGQAENGSTSAPSDTSLSQGDVVVCSTPQQSGTGTGTGRGAPPISESPVHSPSVQTDTSKPGSGLEDSITMNPSRGSEEEKSKATFVAVNTLEDTQAVRAVAFHPTGALYAVGSNSKTLRVCAYPDVLDTSGSGGSKPPVVRFKRNKHHKGSIYCVAWSHCGQLLATGSNDKYVKVLPFNAETCNATGPDLEFSMHDGTIRDLAFMEGPESGGAILISAGAGDCNIYTTDCQRGQGLHALSGHTGHILSLYTWGGWMIASGSQDKTVRFWDLRTPSCVRVVGTGFHGSGSPVASVAVDPSGRLLATGQEDSACMLYDIRGGRMVQTYQPHSSDVRSVRFSPGAHYLLTGSYDTKVMVTDLQGDLTKPLPLTLAGEHKDKVIQCRWHSHDMSFISSSADRTVTLWSQSA
- the wdr47a gene encoding WD repeat-containing protein 47 isoform X2; translated protein: MTAEEIINVKEVEIIKVILDFLNSRKLHISMLALEKESGVINGLYSDDMLFLRQLIIDGQWDEVLQFIQPLECMDKFEKKRFRYIVLKQKFLEALCVNNAMSAEDEPQHLEYTMQEAVKCLHALEEFCPSKDDYSKLCLLLTLPRLTHHAEFKDWNPSTARVHCFEEACVMVAEFIPADRKLSEAGFKASGNRLFQLLIKGVLYECCVEFCQSKATDEAITEGEVLLGIDMLCGNGCDDLDLSLLSWMQNLSSSVFSCAFEQKMLQIHTDRLVKPAKATYADLLTPLISKLSPYPASPLRRPQSADTYMSRSLNPALDGLSHGLAGQDKRNGGSGGGGGGGGGGGGGRGTVSPMSQSFANFQYPGGQGLSRSLMMESSECHSIFEESPESSRTDTPSDKMMNSAGPQKQRPVSAPGEDAPSPDKNELRNSTEQFEEYYRQRLRVQQHLEQKQQQRQLYQQMLLEGGVQQQESPPADKHNLTEAFLTRSIQKLEELNVGMDDLGEDVQALTQQCNGQAENGSTSAPSDTSLSQGDVVVCSTPQQSGTGTGTGRGAPPISESPVHSPSVQTDTSKPGSGLEDSITMNPSRGSEEEKSKATFVAVNTLEDTQAVRAVAFHPTGALYAVGSNSKTLRVCAYPDVLDTSGSGGSKPPVVRFKRNKHHKGSIYCVAWSHCGQLLATGSNDKYVKVLPFNAETCNATGPDLEFSMHDGTIRDLAFMEGPESGGAILISAGAGDCNIYTTDCQRGQGLHALSGHTGHILSLYTWGGWMIASGSQDKTVRFWDLRTPSCVRVVGTGFHGSGSPVASVAVDPSGRLLATGQEDSACMLYDIRGGRMVQTYQPHSSDVRSVRFSPGAHYLLTGSYDTKVMVTDLQGDLTKPLPLTLAGEHKDKVIQCRWHSHDMSFISSSADRTVTLWSQSA